In Lepus europaeus isolate LE1 chromosome 9, mLepTim1.pri, whole genome shotgun sequence, the following are encoded in one genomic region:
- the VHL gene encoding von Hippel-Lindau disease tumor suppressor has product MAAERPRPVLRSVNTREPSQVIFCNRSPRVALPVWLNFHGEPQPYPTLPPGTGRRIHSYRGHLWLFRDAGTHDGLLVNQTELFVPSLNVDGQPIFANITLPVYTLKERCLQVIRSLVKPENYRRLDIVRSLYEDLEDHPNVQKDLARLTQEHFENQQLEEQTENHS; this is encoded by the exons ATGGCGGCCGAGCGGCCGCGGCCCGTGCTGCGCTCGGTGAACACGCGCGAGCCGTCCCAGGTCATCTTCTGCAACCGCAGCCCGCGCGTCGCGCTGCCCGTGTGGCTCAACTTCCACGGAGAGCCGCAGCCCTACCCCACGCTGCCGCCGGGCACGGGCCGCCGCATCCACAGCTACCGAG GTCACCTGTGGCTCTTCAGAGATGCGGGGACACACGATGGGCTTCTGGTTAACCAAACAGAGTTGTTTGTGCCATCTCTCAATGTTGATGGGCAGCCTATTTTTGCCAACATCACACTGCCAG TGTACACGCTCAAAGAGCGATGCCTCCAGGTTATCCGAAGCCTGGTCAAACCGGAGAACTACAGGAGGCTGGACATCGTCCGGTCACTCTACGAAGATCTGGAAGACCACCCGAATGTGCAGAAAGACCTGGCGCGGCTGACTCAGGAGCACTTTGAaaatcagcagctggaagagcaGACTGAAAACCACAGCTGA